The Leptospira sp. WS39.C2 genome contains a region encoding:
- the neuC gene encoding UDP-N-acetylglucosamine 2-epimerase: MKKKICFVTGTRAEYGLLFHLMKEIKNSDTFQLQLVVTGMHLSPEFGLTYKQIINDGFEIDQKIEMLLSADTSTAITKSMGIGFLGFAETFERLKPDLLIVLGDRYEILSAVASALIFNIPICHIHGGELTYGAYDDAIRHAITKMSNLHFTATDEYRNRVIQMGENPNFVFDVGGLGVDSILKLSILPKEVLEKDLDFTFGKKNLLITYHPETLSSESPSTLFKELLDALSCLEDTNFIFTLPNSDTGGREIISLIESFVSANKNAKSYTSLGQIRYFSCIRYVDAVIGNSSSGLLEVPSFKKGTINIGNRQSGRMKAASVIDTKANKQSILEGIKYLYSKEFQSILATVENPYGKGNTTENILMVLKNISWDSLKNKKFYDLKVTNL, from the coding sequence ATGAAAAAGAAAATTTGCTTCGTTACTGGCACTAGAGCGGAATACGGACTACTTTTTCATTTGATGAAGGAAATAAAAAACTCAGATACATTCCAATTGCAGTTGGTTGTGACAGGTATGCATTTGTCCCCCGAATTTGGACTGACTTACAAACAGATCATAAATGATGGATTTGAAATTGATCAAAAAATTGAAATGTTACTCAGCGCTGATACATCAACTGCAATTACGAAATCGATGGGTATTGGTTTTTTGGGATTTGCTGAAACTTTCGAGAGGTTAAAACCTGATCTTCTGATTGTACTTGGTGATCGTTATGAAATTTTATCTGCAGTAGCAAGTGCGCTTATTTTCAATATTCCAATCTGTCATATTCATGGTGGTGAACTTACGTATGGCGCTTACGATGATGCAATTCGTCATGCAATCACCAAAATGTCAAATTTACATTTCACTGCTACAGATGAATATCGAAATCGTGTGATACAAATGGGAGAAAATCCAAATTTTGTATTTGATGTTGGCGGACTTGGGGTTGATTCGATATTAAAGCTTTCGATTCTGCCAAAAGAAGTTTTAGAAAAAGACTTAGATTTTACGTTTGGAAAAAAAAATTTATTAATCACATACCACCCTGAAACTTTATCCTCTGAAAGCCCATCCACTTTATTCAAAGAACTATTGGATGCCCTTAGCTGTTTGGAGGATACAAATTTCATTTTTACTTTGCCTAATTCTGACACGGGTGGTAGAGAAATAATTTCACTCATTGAATCGTTTGTTTCGGCAAATAAAAATGCAAAGTCTTATACATCTTTGGGTCAAATTCGATATTTTTCTTGTATTCGTTATGTTGATGCGGTTATCGGAAATTCTTCTAGTGGTTTATTGGAAGTCCCAAGTTTTAAGAAGGGAACTATCAATATTGGCAATAGGCAAAGTGGCCGAATGAAAGCAGCAAGTGTGATAGATACAAAAGCAAATAAACAATCGATTCTAGAAGGTATTAAGTATTTGTATTCAAAAGAATTTCAATCAATCCTAGCGACTGTTGAAAATCCTTATGGAAAGGGAAATACAACTGAAAATATTCTAATGGTATTGAAAAATATTTCTTGGGATTCTTTGAAAAATAAAAAATTTTACGATCTGAAAGTTACCAACCTATGA
- the neuB gene encoding N-acetylneuraminate synthase translates to MSLNYENKTLIIAEAGVNHNGDMKLAEELIDIAVEAGVDVVKFQTFTADALVTESAKKANYQSNSTDPNETQYSMLKKLEISKENHWKLIEHCNLKKIEFLSTAFDLESLKFLSQLNLHRFKIPSGEITNLPYLKLIGSFQKPVILSTGMSTLGEIEEAILALEASGLNRKDLTVLHCNTEYPTPASDVNLKAMLSIQNAFGVSVGYSDHTSGIEISLAAVALGATVIEKHFTIDQSLPGPDHKASLNPDELKSLVKGIRNIEKAFGDGIKRPSKSEEKNIAIARKSIVAKQTIKVGEFFSSDNLTSKRPGYGISPMRMDDVIGRKAIRDFQKDELIEI, encoded by the coding sequence ATGAGTTTGAATTATGAAAACAAAACATTAATCATTGCTGAAGCAGGCGTAAATCATAATGGCGATATGAAACTTGCAGAAGAACTCATTGATATTGCAGTTGAAGCAGGAGTTGATGTTGTTAAATTCCAAACCTTTACTGCAGATGCATTGGTGACTGAATCAGCTAAAAAAGCGAATTATCAGTCAAATTCAACCGATCCAAATGAAACGCAATATTCAATGCTAAAAAAATTGGAAATTTCTAAAGAGAACCATTGGAAACTAATCGAACATTGTAATCTAAAAAAGATCGAGTTTCTATCAACTGCATTTGATTTAGAAAGTTTAAAGTTTTTATCTCAATTAAACTTGCATCGTTTCAAAATTCCTTCAGGGGAAATTACCAATCTACCATATTTGAAATTGATTGGTAGTTTTCAAAAACCAGTCATTTTATCAACAGGCATGTCTACTTTGGGTGAAATTGAAGAAGCAATTTTGGCTTTAGAAGCAAGTGGACTCAATCGAAAAGATTTAACGGTTTTACATTGTAATACTGAATATCCCACACCTGCTTCTGACGTGAATTTAAAAGCAATGTTATCGATTCAAAATGCGTTTGGAGTATCGGTAGGATATTCGGACCATACTTCAGGAATTGAAATTTCTTTGGCAGCTGTTGCATTGGGAGCAACTGTAATCGAAAAACATTTCACAATTGATCAATCACTTCCAGGTCCAGATCATAAAGCAAGTTTGAATCCAGATGAATTAAAATCATTGGTAAAAGGCATACGAAACATTGAAAAAGCTTTTGGTGATGGCATCAAACGTCCAAGCAAAAGTGAAGAAAAAAATATAGCAATTGCCCGAAAGTCAATTGTTGCAAAACAAACGATAAAGGTAGGAGAATTTTTTTCATCGGACAATCTAACTTCGAAAAGACCAGGATATGGCATATCTCCAATGAGAATGGATGACGTAATTGGTAGAAAGGCTATCCGTGATTTTCAAAAAGATGAGTTAATTGAGATATGA
- a CDS encoding acetyltransferase translates to MKEPLLLIGAGGHTKSCIEIIEAENRFQILGLIGSDIEKGKEVLGYKVIGSDEDLVSLKSSATYVLITIGQIKSFEPRKRTFELLKNMGYQLATIISPLARVSRSAQIGEGSIVFHNCIINSEVIVGHNCIINTGAILEHEVKVGDHSHISTGSILNGGVVVGNNSFIGSGTVVRENVNIGSNVIVGMSSKVLKNVSDHQVYI, encoded by the coding sequence ATGAAAGAGCCATTATTATTAATTGGAGCAGGTGGACATACTAAATCTTGTATCGAGATCATCGAAGCAGAAAATAGATTCCAAATTTTAGGTCTTATTGGTTCTGATATAGAAAAAGGAAAAGAAGTTTTAGGTTATAAGGTAATTGGTTCTGATGAAGATTTGGTTTCTTTGAAATCTTCAGCAACGTATGTATTGATTACAATCGGTCAGATCAAATCTTTTGAACCGAGAAAACGCACGTTTGAATTGCTTAAAAATATGGGATACCAACTAGCAACGATTATCTCGCCATTAGCTCGAGTTTCCAGATCAGCTCAAATAGGTGAAGGATCTATTGTTTTTCATAATTGTATTATAAATAGCGAAGTAATCGTCGGGCATAATTGTATTATCAATACAGGTGCAATTTTAGAACATGAAGTTAAAGTAGGCGATCATTCTCATATATCCACGGGTTCCATTTTAAACGGTGGTGTTGTAGTAGGTAATAATTCTTTTATTGGAAGTGGAACTGTTGTTAGAGAAAATGTTAATATTGGTTCAAATGTAATTGTTGGGATGTCATCAAAAGTTCTGAAAAATGTCTCTGATCATCAGGTTTATATATGA
- a CDS encoding LegC family aminotransferase: protein MLSDLEVSNLITKTIQDVIGKSPVILHEPKFVGNEWVYLKECLDTGFVSSVGKFVDRFEFELASYTKSKYAIAVVNGTSALHIALILSGVKPGDEVLIPSLSFVATANAVTYCGAIPHFVESESVHLGLDALKIRDYLKSISEKKSGQLVNRNTGRVIRAIVPMHTFGHPVQLDELLKLAKDFSLILVEDAAESLGSYYDGKHTGTFGLFGTLSFNGNKTITTGGGGAILTQDESLAKHAKHITTTAKLAHRWDYVHDEIGYNYRMPNINAALGCAQLENLPMFLESKRKLFSKYKAAFSSLEFVSILEEPKNCSSNYWLQTLCLSDSVESARDSILENTNANGVMTRPCWRLLHSLAPFQNSPKMDLAVAESLEKKLINIPSSSFLINPSNL from the coding sequence ATGTTAAGTGATTTGGAAGTATCAAATTTAATAACAAAAACAATCCAAGATGTAATTGGTAAATCTCCAGTTATTTTACATGAACCAAAGTTTGTTGGAAATGAGTGGGTTTACTTAAAAGAATGTTTGGATACTGGTTTTGTTTCATCCGTTGGTAAATTCGTTGATCGTTTTGAATTTGAATTGGCATCTTATACCAAATCAAAATATGCAATTGCCGTAGTTAATGGAACTTCTGCCCTCCATATAGCACTAATTCTTTCTGGAGTAAAACCAGGTGATGAAGTGTTAATACCTTCATTATCATTCGTTGCGACCGCAAATGCGGTCACGTATTGTGGTGCTATTCCGCATTTTGTCGAATCGGAATCCGTCCATTTAGGTTTAGATGCCTTAAAAATTCGGGACTATTTAAAATCAATTTCTGAAAAAAAATCGGGTCAATTGGTCAATCGAAACACTGGTAGGGTGATCCGTGCTATTGTTCCGATGCATACTTTTGGACATCCAGTACAATTGGATGAATTGTTAAAATTGGCAAAAGATTTTAGCCTAATTTTAGTTGAGGATGCAGCAGAATCACTCGGCAGTTATTATGATGGGAAACATACGGGAACCTTTGGTTTGTTTGGCACTCTTAGTTTTAATGGTAACAAAACGATCACGACTGGAGGTGGTGGTGCTATTTTAACGCAAGATGAATCTCTTGCAAAACATGCAAAACATATTACCACAACGGCAAAGTTAGCTCATCGTTGGGATTATGTTCATGATGAAATTGGATACAACTATCGGATGCCAAACATTAATGCTGCATTAGGTTGTGCTCAATTAGAAAACTTACCTATGTTTTTGGAATCAAAAAGAAAATTGTTCTCAAAATATAAAGCAGCATTTTCGTCATTGGAATTCGTTTCGATATTGGAAGAACCTAAAAATTGCAGTAGTAACTATTGGTTACAAACCTTATGTTTAAGCGATTCTGTTGAGTCGGCTAGGGATTCTATTTTAGAAAATACAAATGCAAATGGAGTTATGACAAGGCCATGTTGGCGTTTGTTGCATTCATTAGCACCCTTTCAAAACTCACCCAAAATGGATTTGGCGGTCGCGGAATCCTTAGAAAAAAAGTTAATCAATATCCCGAGTAGTTCTTTTTTAATCAATCCATCGAATTTATGA
- a CDS encoding NAD-dependent 4,6-dehydratase LegB, translated as MKKILVTGADGFIGSHLTEALVREGYDTKAFVLYNSFNSWGWLDHCSDEIKGKFEVFAGDIRDPNGVRTAMKECDAVLHLAALIAIPYSYHSPDTYVDTNIKGTLNIVQAAKDLNIIKVIHTSTSEVYGTAKFVPITEEHPLQGQSPYSASKIGADQIAMSFYSSFDTPVSIIRPFNTYGPRQSARAVIPTIITQIAKGSRKIKLGAVHPTRDFNFVKDTVSGFITALRSEKGIGQVINLGSNYEISVGDTVQTIAKLMNVEIEIESDDQRFRPEKSEVERLWASNIKAKDLLGWTPEYGGMDGFEKGLKETITWFLDEKNLMSYKTGIYNI; from the coding sequence ATGAAAAAAATATTGGTCACGGGAGCTGATGGTTTCATTGGTTCCCATTTAACGGAAGCCCTTGTTAGGGAAGGTTACGATACAAAAGCATTTGTTTTATATAATTCATTTAATTCATGGGGATGGTTGGATCACTGCTCAGATGAAATAAAAGGTAAATTTGAAGTTTTTGCAGGTGATATCCGTGATCCAAATGGTGTCCGAACAGCGATGAAAGAATGTGATGCCGTATTACATCTGGCAGCACTCATTGCAATCCCTTATTCTTATCATTCACCAGATACCTATGTGGATACTAATATTAAAGGAACCTTGAATATTGTCCAAGCTGCAAAAGACTTAAATATCATAAAAGTAATCCATACTTCCACATCGGAAGTATATGGAACAGCAAAGTTTGTACCTATCACTGAAGAACATCCATTACAAGGCCAATCTCCCTATTCAGCAAGTAAGATTGGAGCAGATCAAATCGCAATGTCCTTTTATTCATCATTTGATACTCCGGTATCAATTATACGACCATTCAATACCTATGGACCTAGGCAATCTGCAAGGGCTGTCATTCCGACAATTATCACTCAGATAGCAAAAGGGAGTCGTAAAATAAAATTAGGTGCAGTCCATCCTACGCGCGATTTTAATTTTGTCAAAGATACGGTTTCTGGATTTATCACAGCTCTTCGATCCGAGAAAGGCATTGGTCAAGTTATCAATCTCGGAAGTAATTATGAAATATCAGTAGGTGATACAGTTCAGACAATTGCGAAACTAATGAATGTTGAAATTGAAATCGAATCGGATGACCAACGATTCAGGCCAGAAAAAAGTGAAGTAGAAAGACTCTGGGCATCAAATATTAAAGCAAAAGATTTGCTTGGATGGACACCTGAGTATGGTGGTATGGATGGCTTTGAAAAAGGCTTAAAAGAGACAATCACCTGGTTTTTAGATGAAAAAAATTTAATGAGTTATAAGACTGGGATATATAATATTTAA
- a CDS encoding polysaccharide ABC transporter ATP-binding protein — MSQVAISVKNLSKTYQLGSINHGTLFQDLQSAWARWRGKEDPNAKVGQKHDRLVGTNFHALSNINLEFNKGERVGIIGRNGAGKSTLLKILSRITSPTEGKIRINGRIASLLEVGTGFHPELTGRENVFLNGAILGMRKEEIVRKFDEIVDFSGVEEFIDTPVKRYSSGMYVRLAFAVAAHLEPDIMVVDEVLAVGDAVFQKKCLGKMDSVSKDQGRLVIFVSHSMDAIQSLCNRSILLDDGKVKFDGDTSSAISLYLDALKSDLMQNSTRESEIHFPLEKNINHQLLTFGIQTLDKENFQPFDRPFQFYIKYKVTGRISNLVIDLRILKDGETILLTCLGDQNETIRDQHEPGVYEANVTIPSIFLPVGNYIAQVSMHVPQMHPHGIYNPGKGIQFQIHQEGSNLISSSYIAGWSGKVLLSEPWKVNRITT; from the coding sequence ATGAGTCAAGTTGCTATCTCAGTAAAAAACTTAAGTAAAACATACCAACTTGGATCGATTAACCATGGTACATTATTCCAAGATTTACAATCTGCTTGGGCAAGATGGAGAGGGAAGGAAGATCCCAATGCAAAAGTTGGACAAAAACATGATCGTTTGGTCGGCACTAACTTTCATGCTTTATCCAATATCAACTTAGAATTCAATAAAGGGGAAAGAGTTGGAATCATTGGTAGAAATGGTGCAGGAAAATCCACATTATTAAAAATATTATCAAGAATCACTAGCCCAACGGAAGGCAAAATTAGAATCAATGGCAGGATTGCTAGTTTACTCGAAGTTGGAACAGGTTTTCATCCTGAATTAACAGGTAGAGAAAACGTATTTCTAAATGGTGCAATTCTTGGGATGCGAAAGGAAGAAATTGTTAGAAAATTTGATGAAATTGTAGATTTCTCGGGAGTTGAAGAATTTATCGATACTCCAGTAAAACGATATTCTAGTGGGATGTATGTTCGATTGGCATTTGCAGTAGCTGCTCATTTAGAACCTGATATTATGGTTGTGGATGAAGTACTTGCAGTTGGAGATGCAGTATTTCAAAAAAAATGTCTTGGTAAAATGGATAGTGTCAGCAAAGACCAAGGAAGACTCGTTATTTTCGTAAGTCATAGTATGGATGCAATTCAGAGTTTATGTAATCGCTCTATCTTGTTAGACGATGGAAAAGTAAAATTTGATGGGGACACATCTTCAGCAATTTCACTATATTTGGATGCACTAAAATCTGATTTGATGCAGAATTCGACGCGAGAATCTGAAATCCATTTTCCTTTGGAAAAAAATATCAATCATCAACTATTGACTTTCGGTATACAAACGTTAGATAAAGAAAACTTTCAGCCATTCGATAGACCTTTCCAGTTTTATATAAAATATAAAGTCACGGGTAGAATTTCCAATTTGGTAATTGATTTAAGAATTTTAAAAGACGGTGAAACTATTTTGTTAACTTGTTTAGGGGACCAAAATGAAACAATTCGTGACCAACATGAGCCAGGAGTTTACGAGGCAAATGTAACGATCCCTAGTATTTTTTTACCTGTTGGAAATTATATTGCCCAAGTTTCAATGCATGTACCACAAATGCATCCTCATGGAATTTATAATCCGGGGAAAGGGATACAGTTTCAGATTCACCAAGAAGGATCGAATCTAATAAGTTCATCCTATATAGCAGGTTGGTCTGGAAAAGTTTTATTGTCTGAGCCTTGGAAAGTAAATAGGATTACTACATGA
- a CDS encoding ABC transporter permease: protein MKEIEITNESKWYKIDFVGIFEYRDLLWLLVKRDFVAFYKQTILGPLWYIIQPIFTSLTMTVIFSNIAKISTDGIHPFLFYLSASTLWSFFSEALNKTSNTFLNNSGLFGKVFFPRMIVPISTVLITYLKLFLQVLLFVVFYFILGGHESLNWNSIFSILVLVPLVFMQVGLFALGFGIFLSSYTTKYRDLVFALSFGISLMMYASPVIYPVSMVPAKYLDLYMLNPISSNIEVFRYALFGVLSIQWYHWGIGWLVTFLFLFLGMITFNKVEKNFMDTI, encoded by the coding sequence ATGAAAGAAATTGAAATAACAAATGAATCCAAGTGGTATAAGATTGATTTTGTAGGTATTTTTGAATACCGAGACCTCTTGTGGCTTTTGGTAAAGAGGGATTTTGTTGCCTTCTATAAACAAACAATACTTGGTCCTTTGTGGTACATTATCCAACCGATATTTACTTCATTAACAATGACAGTTATATTTAGCAATATTGCTAAAATATCGACAGATGGAATTCATCCTTTTTTGTTCTATTTATCTGCTTCGACACTCTGGAGTTTTTTCTCTGAAGCACTGAATAAGACTTCTAATACTTTTCTAAATAATTCAGGTTTATTCGGAAAAGTTTTTTTTCCAAGAATGATCGTCCCTATCTCAACAGTATTAATTACCTACTTAAAGTTGTTTTTGCAGGTGTTATTGTTTGTTGTTTTTTATTTTATTTTGGGTGGTCATGAGTCTCTAAATTGGAATTCAATTTTTAGTATATTGGTATTAGTCCCTTTAGTTTTTATGCAAGTTGGATTGTTTGCTTTAGGATTTGGAATTTTTTTATCATCCTATACAACTAAATATAGGGATTTGGTTTTTGCTCTAAGTTTTGGAATATCTCTCATGATGTATGCATCACCAGTGATATATCCAGTTTCTATGGTGCCTGCCAAATACTTAGATTTGTATATGTTGAATCCTATCAGTTCCAATATTGAAGTTTTTAGATACGCTTTATTTGGTGTGTTATCCATTCAATGGTACCATTGGGGAATTGGTTGGTTGGTTACCTTTCTATTTTTATTTTTAGGTATGATTACTTTCAATAAAGTTGAAAAGAATTTTATGGATACAATATGA
- a CDS encoding phosphoglycerate dehydrogenase codes for MANVFVSTFPFCRSDKVAIEHLLKNGHNVNVNPLGRKMKPNEVLEHANDFDALIAGTEDLTPLVENTSQLKLISRVGVGLDSVPLDLCIKKSIAVAYTPDAVSPAVSELTIGLMVDLMRQVSFADREIRKGQWTRPYGNRIGNTNIGILGFGRIGKRVASHLLGFLPKEILVCDVLDKTTEIEAIQNLSQELFTLNAKLGKNWNQTIIRQVGLDDLVENSDILTIHVPLLENTKNLINFDLMQKMKPTSFLINTARGGIVNEEDLFEILKSKKISGAALDVFEEEPYFGSLKDFENVILTQHMGSCSNDCRADMEREAAEEVVRFFKGEPLLSKVV; via the coding sequence GTGGCTAATGTTTTTGTTTCCACATTTCCATTTTGTCGTTCAGACAAAGTTGCAATTGAACATTTGTTAAAAAATGGTCATAACGTCAACGTGAACCCTCTTGGACGCAAAATGAAACCTAATGAGGTATTAGAACATGCAAATGATTTTGATGCCTTAATCGCAGGAACAGAAGACTTAACTCCCCTTGTTGAAAATACATCTCAACTGAAGTTAATTTCAAGGGTAGGTGTTGGTCTTGATAGTGTTCCACTAGATTTATGTATTAAAAAATCTATTGCGGTAGCATATACTCCTGATGCTGTATCTCCTGCTGTTTCTGAATTAACAATCGGCCTAATGGTAGATTTGATGAGACAGGTTTCGTTTGCTGATCGTGAGATTAGAAAGGGGCAATGGACTCGTCCTTATGGAAATCGTATAGGAAATACGAACATCGGCATTTTAGGATTTGGTAGGATTGGGAAACGAGTGGCATCCCATTTACTCGGGTTTTTGCCAAAAGAAATTTTAGTATGTGATGTTTTAGATAAAACAACGGAAATTGAAGCGATTCAAAACCTCTCACAAGAGTTGTTTACTCTCAATGCAAAACTTGGAAAAAATTGGAACCAAACAATCATTCGCCAAGTAGGATTAGATGACTTAGTTGAAAATTCGGACATTTTAACCATTCATGTTCCACTCCTTGAAAACACAAAAAACTTAATTAATTTTGATCTAATGCAAAAAATGAAACCTACATCTTTTTTGATCAATACTGCACGTGGCGGAATCGTAAACGAAGAAGACCTATTTGAAATATTGAAATCTAAGAAAATATCCGGTGCTGCTTTAGATGTATTTGAGGAAGAACCTTATTTTGGTTCATTAAAAGATTTTGAGAATGTAATCTTAACGCAGCACATGGGTTCTTGTTCCAATGATTGCAGGGCAGATATGGAAAGAGAAGCAGCGGAAGAAGTTGTTCGATTTTTTAAAGGTGAACCTTTGCTTTCAAAGGTAGTTTGA
- a CDS encoding GDP-L-fucose synthase family protein, translating into MNKNSKIYIAGHKGLVGSALVKVLAEAGFTNVIGKSHAELDLTNQDAVNEYFEKEKPEYIFLAAAKVGGIHANNTYPAEFIFSNLQIQNNIIDAAYRFGAKKMCFLGSSCIYPKFAKQPMDEGQLLDGKLEPTNEPYSIAKIAGIVMCQSYNRQYGTNFISVMPTNLYGPGDNYHSENSHVLPALIRRIHEAKIQNSPEVVIWGTGKPLREFLYSEDMARACLFLMENYDVKADPKGGEHVNIGSGIEVSIRELAETIQEVIGYTGKLNFDLTKPDGTPRKLLDVSKLHRMGWKHEVELKAGIKSAYEDFVKQHRG; encoded by the coding sequence TTGAACAAGAATTCCAAAATTTATATTGCGGGTCACAAAGGATTGGTAGGATCTGCGCTAGTGAAAGTATTAGCAGAAGCGGGATTCACCAATGTAATTGGTAAATCACATGCAGAGTTAGACCTAACGAATCAAGATGCTGTAAATGAGTATTTCGAAAAAGAAAAACCAGAGTATATTTTTTTAGCAGCTGCAAAAGTTGGTGGGATTCATGCGAATAATACCTATCCTGCTGAGTTTATCTTTTCAAACTTACAGATTCAAAACAATATCATTGATGCTGCTTATCGATTTGGGGCAAAAAAAATGTGTTTTTTGGGATCGTCTTGCATCTACCCAAAATTTGCAAAACAACCAATGGATGAAGGTCAGTTATTAGATGGAAAATTAGAACCCACGAACGAACCGTATTCCATTGCAAAGATAGCAGGAATAGTCATGTGCCAAAGTTATAACAGACAATATGGTACTAATTTTATATCAGTTATGCCAACGAATTTATACGGACCTGGAGATAATTATCATTCTGAAAATTCCCATGTATTACCAGCCCTTATTAGAAGAATTCATGAAGCCAAAATTCAAAACTCACCTGAAGTTGTGATTTGGGGGACAGGCAAACCACTCCGTGAATTTTTATACTCAGAAGATATGGCTCGAGCATGTTTATTTCTTATGGAAAACTATGATGTAAAAGCAGATCCAAAAGGTGGAGAACATGTTAATATTGGCTCTGGTATAGAAGTTAGTATCCGAGAATTGGCAGAAACAATTCAAGAGGTAATTGGATATACTGGAAAACTAAACTTTGATTTAACCAAACCAGATGGAACTCCTAGGAAATTATTAGATGTCTCCAAATTGCACCGTATGGGTTGGAAACATGAAGTTGAATTGAAAGCCGGCATCAAAAGTGCCTATGAAGATTTCGTAAAACAACATAGAGGGTAA
- a CDS encoding MarR family EPS-associated transcriptional regulator: protein MKENFQYNDHHLKLLQLLEENPHLSQRDASDVLGLSLGKVNYILKAFLDKGLIKMNNFRNNKNKLSYTYLLTPQGIEEKARMTLHFYEIKKREYEELKAEVEKLGEQNLSNELF, encoded by the coding sequence ATGAAAGAAAATTTTCAATACAACGACCATCACCTCAAGTTATTGCAATTACTTGAAGAAAATCCTCACTTATCCCAAAGAGATGCCTCGGATGTATTGGGATTAAGTCTCGGTAAGGTGAATTATATTTTGAAAGCCTTTTTAGATAAGGGACTTATCAAAATGAACAACTTTCGAAATAATAAAAACAAACTTTCATACACATACTTACTCACACCTCAAGGCATTGAAGAAAAAGCTAGGATGACTCTTCATTTTTATGAAATCAAAAAAAGAGAGTATGAAGAGCTTAAGGCTGAAGTTGAGAAGTTAGGGGAGCAGAATTTATCAAATGAATTATTCTAA